Proteins co-encoded in one Deltaproteobacteria bacterium genomic window:
- the flgB gene encoding flagellar basal body rod protein FlgB, with the protein MPAGLFDNKAITVLTNSMDLRAARHKLLTSNIANQETPGYRAVDINFEDELKRREGGAPSVGLASTSRGHMTGYYNSSAPRVLDRATDLPGFDRNSVGIEAEMARLSENTLMYTVSSKLLKGKFNGLMNAIKEGGI; encoded by the coding sequence ATGCCAGCAGGTCTATTCGATAACAAGGCAATTACGGTCCTCACCAATTCCATGGACTTGAGGGCCGCAAGGCATAAGCTACTCACTTCCAATATCGCCAACCAGGAGACCCCCGGCTACAGGGCCGTGGATATAAACTTCGAGGACGAGCTGAAAAGGCGGGAGGGCGGCGCTCCTTCCGTCGGGCTGGCAAGTACCAGCCGCGGGCACATGACCGGCTACTACAACTCGTCCGCGCCGAGGGTCCTCGACAGGGCTACAGACCTGCCCGGTTTTGACAGGAACTCGGTCGGCATCGAGGCCGAGATGGCGAGGCTTTCCGAGAACACCCTCATGTACACCGTTTCTTCAAAGCTCCTCAAGGGCAAATTCAACGGGCTTATGAATGCGATAAAGGAAGGAGGCATATAA
- the fliE gene encoding flagellar hook-basal body complex protein FliE, with the protein MVDSIKGALSAELNSLGKATSEAASGTGFSDVLKQSIESVNKLQTDADQAIQGLASGQVNNIHDTMIAIEKANLSFNLMLQVRNKLVHAYEEVMRTQV; encoded by the coding sequence ATGGTAGATTCGATAAAAGGCGCGCTCAGCGCGGAGTTGAACTCCCTCGGCAAGGCAACCTCCGAGGCCGCATCCGGCACCGGTTTTTCGGACGTCCTCAAGCAGTCGATTGAGAGCGTAAACAAGCTCCAGACCGACGCCGACCAGGCGATACAGGGGCTCGCCTCCGGGCAGGTCAACAACATACACGATACCATGATAGCCATAGAGAAGGCCAATCTCTCCTTCAACCTCATGCTCCAGGTCAGGAACAAGCTCGTCCACGCGTATGAGGAAGTAATGAGGACGCAGGTGTAA
- the fliF gene encoding flagellar M-ring protein FliF: MEKLLQDLKKFVGQRPAIVLASAAAVIAAVVVLILWNQGPEYQTLYTQLSDEDAGSVIERLKEKRVPYKVDGGTISVPADKVYETRMELAGEGLPQGGGVGFEIFDKTSFGITDFVQKVNYKRALQGELARTVTQIKEIESARVHLALPEKGVFLDDQKKARASVIVKLKAGKELSQGQVSSIVHLVANSTDNLKPEDVAVVDTSGRMWTREAGDDALMLSGTQLEYKRSIENDFEQRLQSMLEKAVGANKVVARVAVEVDTRHVERTEERFDPDGQVVRSEHRNKEKSIGATAPVGIPGVLSNLPETAVEMPQAAATPAQTQRQDELINYEISKVTSRVVEPVGSLKRLAVSVLVDGTYQAVKDAEGNETRVYSPRTDEELSKFTEMVKAAVGYEESRGDTVVVVSTPFDQAGAEMAAAALEAAQETREYIPPHLVPVLIKYATVILISLFILLFVVRPLIKRVTRETMALEEIQRKLPQALTAGGGELSESTVGADRDSIDRLKKTVKENPQQVAMVLKSWIKEK, translated from the coding sequence ATGGAAAAGCTTCTCCAGGATTTAAAAAAGTTCGTAGGGCAGAGGCCGGCTATAGTGCTCGCCTCGGCCGCGGCGGTCATAGCCGCGGTCGTGGTCCTCATACTCTGGAACCAGGGGCCGGAGTACCAGACTCTCTATACCCAGCTCTCGGACGAGGACGCCGGCTCGGTAATCGAGCGGCTCAAGGAGAAGCGGGTCCCGTACAAGGTGGACGGCGGGACGATAAGCGTCCCGGCGGACAAGGTGTACGAGACCAGGATGGAGCTCGCGGGAGAGGGGCTTCCCCAGGGCGGCGGCGTAGGTTTCGAGATATTCGACAAGACCTCGTTCGGCATTACAGATTTCGTGCAGAAGGTCAACTACAAGCGGGCGCTCCAGGGAGAGCTCGCGAGGACCGTAACCCAGATAAAGGAGATAGAGAGCGCGCGGGTCCATCTCGCGCTCCCGGAAAAGGGGGTCTTCCTTGACGACCAGAAGAAGGCGCGCGCCTCGGTAATCGTAAAGCTCAAGGCAGGGAAGGAATTGAGCCAGGGCCAGGTGAGCTCGATAGTGCACCTCGTGGCGAACAGCACCGACAACCTCAAGCCCGAGGACGTGGCGGTCGTCGACACTTCCGGGAGGATGTGGACGAGGGAGGCCGGCGACGACGCGTTGATGCTGTCGGGGACGCAGCTCGAGTACAAGAGGTCCATCGAGAACGATTTCGAGCAGAGGCTCCAGAGCATGCTCGAGAAGGCCGTGGGCGCGAACAAGGTCGTGGCCAGGGTCGCGGTCGAGGTGGACACGAGGCACGTCGAGAGGACGGAGGAAAGGTTCGACCCGGACGGCCAGGTCGTCAGAAGCGAGCACAGGAACAAGGAAAAGAGCATCGGCGCCACCGCCCCGGTCGGCATACCAGGAGTCCTCTCGAACCTCCCCGAGACCGCGGTTGAGATGCCACAGGCGGCCGCCACACCCGCCCAGACCCAGAGGCAGGACGAGCTCATAAACTACGAGATAAGCAAGGTGACGAGCCGCGTGGTCGAGCCTGTAGGGTCCCTTAAGAGGCTCGCGGTCTCAGTGCTGGTGGACGGCACATACCAGGCCGTAAAGGACGCCGAAGGTAACGAGACGAGGGTCTACTCGCCGAGGACCGACGAGGAGCTCTCGAAATTCACCGAGATGGTCAAGGCCGCGGTCGGCTACGAGGAATCGAGGGGCGATACCGTCGTCGTCGTCAGCACGCCTTTCGACCAGGCCGGAGCGGAAATGGCTGCCGCCGCGCTCGAAGCCGCCCAGGAAACCAGGGAGTACATCCCGCCGCACCTCGTGCCGGTGCTCATCAAGTACGCGACCGTGATATTGATAAGCCTCTTCATCCTGCTCTTCGTCGTGCGGCCCCTCATAAAAAGGGTCACGAGGGAGACGATGGCGCTTGAGGAGATCCAGAGAAAGCTGCCGCAGGCACTTACAGCGGGCGGCGGCGAGTTGAGCGAATCCACCGTAGGCGCCGACAGGGACTCTATCGACAGGCTTAAGAAGACAGTGAAGGAGAACCCGCAGCAGGTGGCGATGGTCCTCAAGAGCTGGATAAAGGAGAAGTGA
- a CDS encoding sigma-54 dependent transcriptional regulator produces the protein MKRVLVVDDEAGMRVAINEALCRKGYEVELAVDGREALKKLPRGFGMVISDVNMPGLGGMELLREVKKVSPHVPVLLITAFGTVQKAVEAVKEGAVDFILKPFSLQSLEETVEKAFRMREGISGFETRGKKMLARAPVMQKVVSMAMVAAASDATVLVSGESGTGKELLARFIHENSPRQKMPFVAVNCASIPEGLLESELFGHERGAFTGAHALRQGRFELADKGTILLDEISEMDIKLQAKLLRVIQEKEVERVGGSSPVPLDIRIIATTNRDMKKEVREGRFREDLYYRLNIFPLTLPPLRERGEEIEFLANHFIKKFSAKYGRRLEGVSPEAMECIKKCEWKGNIREMENTLERAVLLAEGRTLEVEHILVSPVPSGEEAPEKQSMERNTDDGGANLMTLWEMEKGLITRTLDEVEGNRTQAARILGISVRTLRNKLKEYGQLLPG, from the coding sequence ATGAAGAGGGTCCTTGTAGTTGACGACGAAGCGGGGATGAGGGTCGCCATAAACGAGGCGCTCTGCAGGAAAGGCTACGAGGTGGAGCTTGCCGTGGACGGCAGGGAGGCGCTTAAAAAGCTCCCCAGGGGGTTCGGCATGGTCATAAGCGACGTGAATATGCCGGGCCTCGGCGGCATGGAGCTGCTGCGCGAGGTAAAGAAGGTCTCTCCCCATGTGCCTGTCCTCCTCATAACGGCATTTGGAACGGTCCAGAAAGCGGTGGAGGCGGTGAAGGAAGGTGCTGTGGACTTCATCTTGAAGCCCTTCAGCCTGCAATCGCTCGAAGAGACCGTCGAGAAGGCGTTCAGGATGAGGGAGGGCATATCCGGTTTCGAGACCAGGGGAAAAAAGATGCTCGCAAGGGCCCCGGTCATGCAGAAGGTCGTGTCCATGGCGATGGTCGCCGCGGCGAGCGACGCAACCGTCCTCGTCTCGGGCGAGAGCGGCACCGGGAAAGAGCTCCTTGCCCGTTTCATACACGAGAACAGCCCGAGGCAGAAGATGCCCTTCGTGGCCGTAAACTGCGCGTCCATTCCCGAAGGCCTCCTCGAAAGCGAGCTGTTCGGTCATGAGAGGGGCGCCTTTACAGGGGCCCATGCGCTCCGGCAGGGCAGGTTCGAGCTTGCGGACAAGGGCACCATACTCCTTGACGAGATTAGCGAAATGGACATAAAGCTCCAGGCCAAGCTCCTCCGAGTCATACAGGAAAAGGAAGTGGAGAGGGTTGGAGGGAGTTCGCCCGTGCCCCTGGACATTCGGATAATAGCCACGACCAACAGGGACATGAAAAAGGAGGTCAGGGAGGGCCGCTTCAGGGAGGACCTCTATTACCGCCTCAATATATTTCCGCTTACGCTCCCTCCGTTACGCGAGCGCGGCGAGGAGATAGAGTTCCTCGCGAATCATTTTATAAAAAAATTCAGCGCCAAGTACGGCAGGCGCCTTGAAGGGGTCTCCCCTGAGGCCATGGAATGCATAAAAAAATGCGAATGGAAGGGCAACATCAGGGAGATGGAGAATACCCTTGAGCGGGCCGTACTCCTTGCGGAGGGGAGGACCCTTGAAGTCGAGCACATACTGGTTTCCCCCGTGCCCTCAGGAGAGGAGGCGCCTGAGAAGCAATCCATGGAGAGGAATACGGATGACGGCGGCGCCAATTTAATGACGCTTTGGGAGATGGAAAAAGGGCTCATAACCCGCACACTCGACGAAGTCGAGGGAAATAGGACCCAGGCGGCCAGGATCCTCGGCATCTCTGTACGGACCCTCAGGAATAAACTCAAGGAATATGGGCAGCTTTTGCCAGGGTAG
- the fliG gene encoding flagellar motor switch protein FliG — MAKEPRLTGPEKAAVLLMNIGEELASEVFKFMTPSEMQLLGGMMVRKESVSLQMGRHVVGEFIEILDKGELFVEGIEFTRNVLVKTLGPERAQYILDQITREMGGGGIESLKWMDPAIVANIIKDEHPQIIALILAHLDADRAAMVLLNIQNERLRGEVMLRVGNLKRIPQAAVRDLEALISEQMLSAESSQGASVEGVKLAAEILNQVDSKAEGEIIDAIEKASPDLAMRIQEKMFVFSDLMEVDDRGLQLIIKELSGDVLCLALKAADEAIRDKFLGNMSERASEMLIEDMEAKGPVKLSEVEKSQQEIIKIARRLEQEGKLVRSGRSGDVLI, encoded by the coding sequence ATGGCCAAGGAGCCGAGGCTTACGGGGCCGGAAAAGGCCGCCGTCCTCCTCATGAATATCGGCGAGGAGCTGGCGAGCGAGGTCTTCAAGTTCATGACCCCCTCCGAGATGCAGCTTCTGGGCGGCATGATGGTCAGGAAGGAGTCCGTTTCGCTCCAGATGGGCCGGCACGTCGTTGGCGAGTTCATAGAGATACTCGACAAGGGCGAGCTCTTCGTCGAGGGCATCGAATTCACGAGAAACGTGCTTGTCAAAACGCTCGGCCCGGAAAGGGCCCAGTACATACTGGACCAGATAACGAGGGAGATGGGCGGCGGCGGCATAGAATCCCTCAAGTGGATGGACCCCGCAATAGTCGCGAACATAATAAAAGACGAGCACCCGCAGATAATCGCCCTGATACTCGCGCACCTCGACGCGGACAGGGCCGCGATGGTGCTACTCAACATTCAGAACGAGAGGCTGAGGGGCGAGGTCATGCTGAGGGTCGGCAATTTAAAGAGAATACCCCAGGCCGCGGTAAGAGACCTCGAGGCGCTCATAAGCGAGCAAATGCTCTCTGCCGAGTCCAGCCAGGGCGCTTCGGTCGAGGGAGTGAAGCTCGCCGCCGAGATACTCAACCAGGTGGATTCGAAGGCGGAGGGCGAGATAATAGACGCGATAGAGAAGGCGAGCCCGGACCTGGCCATGCGCATACAGGAAAAGATGTTCGTCTTCTCGGACCTCATGGAGGTCGACGACAGGGGCCTGCAGCTCATAATCAAGGAACTCAGCGGAGACGTGCTCTGCCTCGCGCTCAAGGCCGCGGACGAGGCCATAAGGGACAAGTTCCTGGGCAACATGTCCGAGAGGGCTTCCGAGATGCTCATCGAGGACATGGAGGCCAAGGGCCCGGTCAAGCTCTCGGAGGTGGAGAAGTCACAGCAGGAGATCATAAAGATAGCGAGGAGGCTCGAGCAGGAAGGCAAGCTCGTGAGGTCCGGAAGGAGCGGGGATGTCCTCATCTAA
- the fliI gene encoding flagellar protein export ATPase FliI: protein MHTRAIEYLQRQRNAVGEINPVRVHGRVTRVVGLVMEGLGPGSSVGEFCHVYPKDGHEPIQCEVVGFSDDKILLMPLGDVRGIGPGSKIVSKRVSASVKVGPGLLGRTLDGLGSPLDGLGSFEAETEYPLYSTPPNPLSRKRIEEPLNVGIRAINSILTVGKGQRIGIFAGSGVGKSVLMGMMARNTEADVNVIGLIGERGREVKEFIEKDLGEEGLKRSVLVVATSDQPPLLRMRAPMVATAIAEYFRDQGKNVLLMMDSISRFCMAQREIGLAIGEPPATKGYPPSVFAHLPRLLERAGTSEGKGSITGFYTILAEGDDVNDPVADAARAVLDGHIVLSRELAHNAHYPAIDVLSSISRVMNDIVNPEHRKAAMRLRSVLSTYKKAYDLISIGAYKKGSDPAVDHAIEVIDRVNAFLKQDISEGVGYDNSLQALFALPA, encoded by the coding sequence ATGCATACGCGCGCGATTGAATATCTCCAGAGGCAGAGGAATGCCGTCGGGGAGATAAACCCCGTGAGGGTGCACGGAAGGGTCACGAGGGTAGTCGGCCTCGTGATGGAAGGCCTCGGCCCGGGCTCTTCGGTAGGCGAGTTCTGCCACGTATACCCGAAGGACGGCCATGAGCCCATACAATGCGAGGTCGTCGGCTTTTCGGATGACAAGATACTCCTCATGCCGCTCGGAGACGTCAGGGGCATCGGGCCGGGAAGCAAGATAGTATCGAAGAGGGTGAGCGCCTCGGTCAAGGTCGGCCCCGGACTTCTAGGGAGGACCCTTGACGGGCTCGGCTCTCCCCTGGACGGGCTCGGCTCCTTCGAGGCCGAAACCGAATACCCTCTTTATTCAACCCCTCCGAACCCGCTTTCGAGAAAGAGGATAGAGGAGCCGCTTAACGTCGGCATAAGGGCGATAAACAGCATTCTTACCGTGGGCAAGGGGCAGAGAATAGGCATTTTCGCCGGAAGCGGCGTTGGAAAAAGCGTACTCATGGGCATGATGGCCCGGAATACCGAGGCCGACGTGAACGTCATAGGCCTCATAGGCGAGAGGGGCAGGGAGGTCAAAGAGTTCATAGAAAAGGACCTCGGCGAGGAGGGCCTGAAGAGGTCCGTGCTGGTGGTCGCGACCTCTGACCAGCCGCCGCTCCTCCGGATGAGGGCGCCGATGGTGGCTACGGCCATTGCCGAGTATTTCAGGGACCAGGGCAAGAACGTCCTCCTCATGATGGACTCCATATCGCGGTTCTGCATGGCCCAGAGGGAGATAGGCCTTGCCATAGGCGAGCCGCCGGCCACGAAAGGCTACCCGCCTTCGGTCTTCGCTCACCTGCCGCGGCTCCTTGAACGGGCCGGCACGTCCGAGGGGAAGGGGAGCATAACCGGGTTCTACACGATACTCGCTGAAGGCGACGACGTAAACGACCCTGTTGCCGACGCCGCAAGGGCGGTGCTGGACGGTCACATAGTCCTTTCGAGGGAGCTCGCCCATAACGCGCATTACCCGGCGATAGACGTACTTTCGAGCATCAGCAGGGTGATGAACGACATCGTGAACCCAGAGCACAGGAAGGCGGCAATGCGCCTCCGTTCCGTGCTCTCCACGTACAAGAAGGCATACGATCTGATAAGCATCGGCGCGTATAAAAAGGGCAGCGACCCTGCCGTGGACCACGCGATCGAGGTAATCGACAGGGTGAACGCGTTCCTGAAGCAGGACATATCGGAAGGGGTTGGCTATGACAACAGCCTGCAGGCGCTATTCGCCCTCCCGGCATAG
- a CDS encoding GHKL domain-containing protein, translating to MTTQVPIELLNDAFNVFRDASKKLEQQYSLLETRIEELNAEIAEKNRAIERSRRLAAMGEMAARIAHEIRNPLGSMAIFATLLERELTDEPDKAKLAEHISKGIKTLDNLLSNMLLFAGAPEAKLKPVDLKDIVEDAILLAGDRGKDGVEIRAAHKGRKRVMADPNLLRQLFLNLIINALDAVEEDGRIGISVDTETEDGLVVIKVSDNGRGIPREQIDRIFDPFFSTKERGTGLGLAIVSAAVEAHMGRLEVESEPGKGTTFTLGLPAGREYLS from the coding sequence ATGACCACGCAGGTACCAATTGAGCTCCTGAACGACGCATTCAACGTATTCAGGGACGCTTCCAAAAAACTCGAGCAGCAGTACTCGCTCCTGGAGACCAGGATCGAGGAGCTGAACGCGGAGATCGCGGAGAAGAACAGGGCCATAGAGCGGTCGAGGAGGCTTGCGGCAATGGGCGAGATGGCTGCCAGGATAGCCCACGAGATAAGGAACCCGCTCGGCTCAATGGCCATATTCGCGACCCTCCTTGAAAGGGAGCTCACGGACGAGCCGGACAAGGCGAAACTTGCGGAGCATATAAGCAAGGGCATAAAGACGCTCGACAACCTTCTTTCGAACATGCTTCTCTTTGCCGGCGCGCCCGAGGCGAAGCTCAAGCCGGTTGACCTTAAGGACATAGTCGAAGACGCCATACTCCTGGCGGGGGACAGGGGAAAGGACGGAGTGGAGATACGGGCCGCCCACAAGGGACGGAAACGCGTCATGGCCGACCCGAACCTCTTAAGGCAGCTCTTCCTTAATCTCATCATAAACGCGCTCGACGCGGTCGAGGAAGACGGCAGGATAGGGATAAGCGTCGATACCGAGACCGAAGACGGCCTCGTGGTAATAAAAGTGAGCGACAACGGCAGGGGCATTCCACGCGAACAGATAGACAGGATATTCGACCCCTTCTTCTCTACGAAGGAGAGGGGCACCGGCCTCGGCCTGGCGATAGTCTCCGCGGCCGTTGAGGCGCACATGGGCCGCCTGGAGGTCGAGTCGGAGCCAGGCAAGGGCACAACGTTCACGCTCGGGCTGCCGGCGGGAAGGGAGTATTTGTCATGA
- a CDS encoding tetratricopeptide repeat protein — MRIFFAILISILSVPLWSAVEAAEIIAIRASEQVDFHRLTLVFSEKVETDMSRKGDKLFVRMRDIRAGVMSNFPSTGYFKVNGLSRGSDPTGIFATLEMQVMEGSVVRHSMHSGPFRLMVDVYPPAAPEEKEDQEDKRRPTVEAQFLKPPPSRLVAFNDSWRWVYRNKAMEILKAELYSDPVSGAFRAVLGLNPGDGEFLDSAVKAASEHRKSGEHGKAGVLDAIIDFTRGKTAPPELDIALRSNPDPLYSRLGYFVLGDHFERKGFYPEAAGKLTRAAEGEDNPLKGEALFRKARILFFERKYAEAKELFMASLEAGYKGSGVWLANTALIKGEIESARTFYRETATSSVRLDTVSKLSLADMHLTMGDYAEARRIYGEISAGYPKDGFIGVFLSLKEGDTLLAEGRAKEALHIYIGAKGRFIGEEWAMAALSLADAYYISGETGSIEEAERLYQTIAAGGFAASEITSLKLLSARIRLGKFQEGYAFFKAFNGRYPLSIYRQDMDLLSSVLFYEWLDSLYQKGDHLAVVKLFLDVPLSAPFGKKAETYLKVGRSCMAAGLRNEAVNMLDNAVKLGSGQVAEEAMLALTRVYIEQKDTGSAERMLKAFRAKFPADGREAEIRELETLIAFEKGEYEKVSREKAGTGPGGILMKAESSYRAGRTDQSVPLFESAAKGFKTEGNEREASRSFLKSADALFEAGKFAKAAEGYRQAIGHMDAKETADRSWALYRMAQCYGRLGRDDDKAAALKELEALGGELAPWSDAIMKDPAAI; from the coding sequence ATGAGAATATTCTTCGCCATATTGATATCCATCCTTTCAGTCCCGCTATGGTCGGCTGTTGAAGCGGCGGAGATAATCGCTATCCGCGCTTCCGAGCAGGTCGATTTCCACAGGCTTACCCTCGTTTTCTCCGAAAAGGTCGAGACCGATATGTCGCGGAAGGGTGATAAGCTCTTCGTCCGCATGAGGGACATAAGGGCCGGCGTCATGAGCAACTTCCCTTCGACCGGGTATTTCAAGGTAAACGGCTTAAGCCGCGGGTCCGACCCCACGGGCATCTTCGCCACACTCGAGATGCAGGTCATGGAGGGATCGGTAGTACGGCACTCGATGCATTCCGGGCCTTTCAGGCTGATGGTAGACGTGTACCCGCCGGCCGCTCCTGAAGAAAAAGAGGATCAAGAAGATAAACGGAGGCCGACCGTTGAGGCCCAATTCCTCAAGCCCCCTCCCTCCAGGCTCGTTGCCTTCAACGATTCCTGGAGATGGGTCTACAGGAACAAGGCAATGGAAATCCTTAAGGCCGAGCTTTACAGCGACCCGGTCTCCGGGGCGTTCAGGGCCGTACTTGGGCTTAACCCCGGAGATGGCGAGTTCCTTGATTCGGCGGTGAAAGCCGCATCGGAGCACAGGAAGAGTGGTGAGCACGGGAAGGCCGGCGTCCTGGATGCCATAATTGATTTCACCAGAGGAAAGACGGCCCCCCCCGAGCTCGACATAGCGCTCCGGTCCAACCCCGACCCGCTCTATTCACGGCTCGGCTATTTCGTGCTTGGCGACCATTTCGAGCGGAAAGGCTTCTATCCCGAAGCAGCCGGCAAGCTCACGCGCGCGGCGGAGGGAGAGGACAATCCCCTCAAGGGCGAGGCCCTCTTCAGGAAGGCGCGCATACTCTTTTTCGAAAGAAAATACGCGGAGGCCAAGGAACTCTTCATGGCCTCGCTGGAAGCGGGCTATAAGGGCTCAGGGGTATGGCTTGCGAACACGGCACTCATAAAGGGAGAGATCGAGAGCGCGAGGACCTTTTACAGGGAAACCGCCACCTCTTCCGTGCGTCTTGATACGGTATCGAAGCTAAGCCTCGCCGACATGCACCTCACCATGGGCGACTATGCGGAGGCCCGCAGGATATACGGCGAGATAAGCGCGGGATATCCGAAGGACGGTTTCATCGGGGTATTCCTGTCTCTCAAGGAGGGAGACACGCTTCTCGCGGAAGGCAGGGCAAAGGAGGCGCTCCATATCTATATCGGGGCAAAAGGAAGGTTCATAGGCGAAGAGTGGGCAATGGCCGCGCTATCGCTTGCGGACGCGTATTACATCTCCGGAGAGACCGGTTCTATCGAGGAGGCCGAGAGGCTTTACCAGACCATTGCCGCAGGGGGCTTTGCAGCCTCCGAGATAACGTCGCTCAAGCTCCTTTCGGCCAGGATACGGCTCGGAAAATTTCAGGAGGGCTATGCCTTCTTCAAGGCGTTCAACGGCAGATACCCGCTCAGCATCTACAGGCAGGACATGGACCTTCTTTCCTCGGTCCTCTTCTACGAATGGCTGGACTCCCTTTACCAGAAAGGCGACCACCTCGCGGTAGTGAAGCTCTTCCTGGACGTCCCTCTCAGCGCGCCTTTCGGCAAGAAGGCCGAAACCTATCTCAAGGTCGGAAGGTCGTGCATGGCGGCAGGCTTGAGAAACGAGGCCGTCAATATGCTCGACAACGCCGTTAAGCTCGGAAGCGGACAGGTCGCCGAGGAGGCGATGCTGGCGCTCACCAGGGTCTATATCGAGCAGAAGGACACGGGCTCGGCTGAAAGGATGCTCAAGGCCTTCAGGGCGAAATTCCCGGCTGACGGCAGGGAAGCCGAAATAAGGGAGCTTGAGACGCTCATCGCCTTTGAAAAAGGGGAGTACGAGAAGGTCTCACGCGAAAAGGCGGGAACCGGGCCCGGGGGCATTTTAATGAAAGCCGAATCGAGCTACCGGGCCGGACGGACGGACCAGTCAGTCCCTCTCTTCGAGAGCGCGGCAAAAGGGTTCAAGACGGAGGGGAACGAAAGGGAGGCTTCAAGGTCCTTCCTCAAGTCTGCCGACGCACTCTTCGAGGCCGGTAAGTTTGCGAAGGCGGCCGAGGGGTACAGGCAGGCGATAGGGCACATGGATGCAAAGGAGACCGCGGACAGGTCCTGGGCGCTCTACAGGATGGCCCAGTGCTACGGAAGGCTCGGTCGCGATGATGACAAGGCGGCGGCGCTCAAGGAGCTTGAAGCGCTCGGCGGCGAGCTGGCCCCGTGGTCCGATGCAATAATGAAAGACCCGGCAGCCATTTAA
- the fliJ gene encoding flagellar export protein FliJ, which yields MKKFTFTLEPLFNYRQRLEDLCRKGFEEALGLLKEEEKKIERLKDLYRQSSAEIDALKEKGEATGELDLHYAYVDGLKKHIADQERILREVNLLAERKRGELVEASKNRKVIEAFKERSLESYNKEARRKEQNESDELVTLRYGRNGDEK from the coding sequence ATGAAAAAGTTCACTTTCACGCTCGAGCCGCTATTCAACTACAGGCAGAGGTTAGAGGACCTTTGCCGGAAGGGGTTCGAGGAGGCCCTCGGCCTTCTTAAGGAAGAGGAGAAGAAGATAGAGCGCCTTAAGGATCTCTACAGGCAATCAAGCGCCGAGATAGACGCGCTTAAGGAAAAGGGCGAAGCCACAGGCGAGCTCGACCTTCATTATGCCTATGTCGACGGGCTTAAAAAGCACATAGCCGACCAGGAGAGGATATTGAGGGAAGTCAATCTGCTCGCCGAGAGGAAAAGGGGCGAGCTGGTCGAGGCTTCCAAAAACAGGAAGGTGATAGAGGCCTTCAAGGAAAGGTCCCTGGAATCGTACAATAAAGAGGCCAGGAGGAAAGAGCAGAACGAGTCTGACGAGCTCGTGACATTGCGGTACGGGAGGAACGGCGATGAAAAATAG
- the flgC gene encoding flagellar basal body rod protein FlgC, with product MSDLFSVAASGMEAQRLRMNLIASNLANVETTRTANGGAYRRKDIVFAAENRGDFGSLLKEASSAYNTKVKVAGIIEDARPLKYVYDPAHPDAGRDGYVAFPNINVAEEMVNMIAASRSYEANVTAFKATREMALKALEIGQ from the coding sequence ATGTCCGATCTCTTCTCAGTGGCGGCCTCGGGCATGGAGGCCCAGAGGCTCAGGATGAACCTCATAGCCAGCAACCTCGCTAACGTCGAGACCACGAGGACCGCCAACGGCGGGGCCTACAGAAGGAAGGACATAGTCTTTGCCGCCGAGAACCGGGGCGACTTCGGCAGCCTCCTGAAAGAGGCCTCCTCCGCATATAATACCAAGGTGAAAGTGGCGGGAATAATAGAGGACGCCAGGCCTCTTAAATACGTATACGACCCGGCTCATCCGGACGCCGGGAGAGACGGATACGTTGCATTTCCGAACATCAACGTGGCCGAAGAGATGGTAAACATGATAGCGGCTTCAAGGAGCTACGAGGCGAACGTAACCGCCTTCAAGGCGACGAGGGAGATGGCCCTGAAGGCGCTGGAGATAGGCCAGTAA
- a CDS encoding flagellar hook-length control protein FliK codes for MKDAGETGLSFEFSHGEADGEHEALSQPERTAAAALPGTTFRNLVDSASAAYKPEPPAYAADMEKQLDEAVRISVRNGGGEVRMKLNPENLGELSIKLNLSNGAVTAEITAESHEAKALLEANSSMLKDSLAQQGLTLRECVINVNSRTETGLQERKEGLFEERREEAHGSGNDGKSGRKSGYNGSSQRKNQPAYGGIDLFA; via the coding sequence TTGAAGGATGCCGGCGAGACCGGCTTAAGCTTCGAATTCTCGCATGGCGAGGCCGACGGTGAGCACGAGGCGTTGTCTCAGCCCGAAAGGACTGCTGCTGCGGCACTTCCAGGGACCACCTTCAGGAACCTTGTCGATTCCGCTTCAGCGGCTTACAAACCTGAGCCTCCGGCATACGCGGCTGACATGGAGAAACAGCTTGATGAGGCGGTCCGCATCTCGGTCCGGAACGGCGGGGGCGAGGTCAGGATGAAACTCAACCCTGAAAACCTCGGCGAGCTCTCGATAAAGCTCAACCTCAGCAATGGCGCCGTAACGGCCGAGATAACAGCCGAGAGCCATGAGGCCAAGGCGCTCCTGGAGGCAAACTCCTCTATGCTCAAGGACTCGCTGGCGCAGCAGGGGCTTACGCTACGCGAGTGCGTGATAAACGTAAACTCCAGGACGGAAACGGGCCTGCAGGAGCGGAAGGAAGGCCTTTTTGAGGAGCGCCGGGAGGAGGCTCACGGGAGCGGCAACGACGGGAAGAGCGGACGGAAGAGCGGTTATAACGGGAGCAGCCAGAGAAAGAATCAACCCGCTTACGGCGGCATAGACCTTTTTGCCTGA